One part of the Corynebacterium aurimucosum ATCC 700975 genome encodes these proteins:
- a CDS encoding DEAD/DEAH box helicase has protein sequence MASYLLHGLWLPVSGLSLWIEQVEGHKIIMPSAVPEGTFPDVVDSILSKKTFRNRARVSLRTPKGKDVSLMVPMAMFAPDEAVETLAKLEYLDTDSQAATPEQRATIAPDLLWLIRAYRGLYRFVRAGRVTIRLSYQAGEWYPMWQLASGLGERSWLAEMLASAPGILSINNRALSDDLADELTHWIAYTQLRPQIDAPRAAPWHDFAQALLKTAPVKKGRAQLLRGLNEWKDSITSVDLQLVFLVEEPPNENVSVEDAAWPIRLLVRSGTDSPLPVRQEQLDRGSVEKLREARRHAFDVAPRLKYNSAPASRNAGDWDVYLTTEQLVDFVTHDAAALRKAGFTVLLPKSWSHMETKAKLETTEVRDPADAATKAHIGMEKLFSYDWKLSVGDTQLTDAEMQELISSKSGLIRLRGEWVMADTQALNKISQYMRELADTARKRALKELEQLAATAEMARQLEQSGWEELVAEVERRRKEFNEGEQEEAVTLADLREMALKSMAEDPVAFTGSEWHTSLLGGLDSTAPDRVEIPDTVHAELREYQRRGVDWLYWMSRNNIGAVLADDMGLGKTLQLLSLLAVEKAAHEAEGEAEAWKPTLVVAPTSVVGNWAREAKRFVPDFKVMVQHGTGRLKGEELVTAAQNADIVITSYGTVSRDFLTLSKVEWDRVVLDEAQAIKNASTRSSKAVRAIPSRHRVALTGTPIENRLSEMRSILDYCNPGILGSASFFRNHFAKAIEREGSDVMAERLRLLTGPFILRRLKTDPNIIDDLPEKSEQIITVRMTDEQAALYKALVNDVEQALAKKKKGISRRGLILASLTRIKQICNHPAHFLADGSPVTIKGKHRSGKVEELMRIIDQAIESSERALIFTQYKAFGDVLQPYLSEQLGCEIPFFHGGVSKNRRDQMVEEFQAEDGAPVMLLSLKAGGTGLNLTAASIVVHMDRWWNPAVENQATDRAFRIGQQRNVQVYKMITAGTLEESIQDILDGKTQLAGAVVGEGEGWLTELSPEQLADLMSYREQEK, from the coding sequence ATGGCTTCTTACCTGCTGCATGGCCTCTGGCTGCCCGTCTCCGGCCTGAGTCTATGGATCGAACAGGTCGAAGGGCACAAGATCATCATGCCCTCAGCAGTCCCAGAGGGAACCTTCCCGGATGTGGTGGACTCCATCCTGAGCAAGAAGACCTTCCGCAACCGAGCGCGAGTGTCCCTGCGCACACCGAAGGGCAAAGATGTCTCCCTCATGGTGCCCATGGCTATGTTCGCCCCGGATGAAGCGGTGGAAACATTGGCCAAGCTGGAATACCTCGACACCGATAGTCAGGCGGCCACCCCGGAGCAGCGCGCGACCATCGCGCCAGATCTCTTGTGGCTCATCCGGGCCTACCGCGGGCTTTACCGCTTTGTACGCGCCGGCCGCGTGACTATCCGCCTGTCCTATCAAGCAGGCGAGTGGTACCCCATGTGGCAACTGGCTTCCGGCTTGGGTGAGCGTAGCTGGCTAGCGGAGATGCTGGCCTCCGCGCCCGGCATCCTTTCCATAAATAACCGGGCTCTCTCTGATGATTTGGCGGATGAGCTCACGCACTGGATTGCCTATACCCAATTGCGCCCGCAGATCGACGCCCCGCGCGCCGCGCCCTGGCACGACTTTGCCCAGGCGCTGCTGAAGACCGCGCCGGTGAAGAAAGGCCGCGCCCAATTGCTGCGCGGGCTCAATGAATGGAAGGATTCCATTACCTCCGTCGATCTCCAGCTGGTGTTCCTCGTGGAGGAGCCACCAAATGAGAATGTCTCCGTCGAAGACGCAGCGTGGCCCATCCGCCTGCTGGTTCGCTCCGGGACCGATTCACCGCTGCCGGTGCGGCAGGAGCAGTTGGATCGGGGGAGCGTCGAGAAGCTGCGCGAAGCCCGCCGCCATGCCTTCGACGTGGCACCGCGGCTGAAGTACAACTCCGCGCCGGCGAGCCGGAACGCGGGTGACTGGGATGTGTACCTGACCACGGAGCAGCTCGTGGACTTTGTCACCCACGACGCCGCCGCCCTGCGCAAAGCCGGCTTTACCGTGCTGCTGCCCAAGTCCTGGTCCCACATGGAGACCAAGGCCAAGCTGGAAACCACGGAGGTGCGCGATCCAGCCGATGCCGCCACCAAGGCGCACATCGGCATGGAGAAGTTGTTCAGCTATGACTGGAAGCTTTCGGTGGGAGACACGCAGCTAACCGACGCCGAAATGCAAGAGCTCATCTCCTCCAAGTCCGGCCTGATCCGCCTGCGCGGTGAGTGGGTCATGGCGGATACCCAGGCCTTGAACAAGATCTCGCAGTACATGCGCGAGTTGGCCGATACCGCACGCAAGCGCGCTCTGAAGGAGCTGGAGCAACTCGCCGCGACCGCGGAAATGGCCCGCCAGCTGGAACAGTCCGGCTGGGAAGAGCTCGTGGCCGAGGTGGAGCGCCGCCGCAAGGAATTCAACGAGGGCGAGCAAGAAGAAGCTGTCACGCTGGCGGACCTGCGCGAGATGGCCTTGAAGTCCATGGCGGAGGACCCCGTTGCCTTCACCGGCTCCGAGTGGCACACGTCGTTGCTCGGTGGGCTGGATAGCACTGCGCCCGACCGCGTGGAGATCCCCGATACGGTCCATGCCGAGCTGCGTGAGTACCAGCGCCGGGGCGTCGACTGGCTGTATTGGATGTCCCGCAACAACATCGGCGCGGTGCTGGCAGATGACATGGGTTTGGGCAAGACCCTACAACTGTTGTCCCTACTGGCGGTGGAAAAGGCCGCCCATGAAGCTGAGGGGGAAGCGGAGGCGTGGAAGCCCACCCTGGTGGTTGCCCCGACCTCCGTGGTGGGCAACTGGGCTAGGGAGGCCAAGCGCTTCGTGCCCGACTTTAAGGTCATGGTGCAACACGGCACCGGGCGCCTGAAGGGCGAGGAGCTGGTCACGGCGGCGCAGAACGCGGATATCGTCATCACCTCCTATGGCACGGTCAGCCGTGACTTCCTGACCTTGAGCAAGGTGGAGTGGGACCGCGTGGTCCTCGATGAAGCCCAAGCGATCAAGAACGCCTCCACACGCTCCTCCAAGGCGGTGCGCGCCATCCCCTCGCGCCACCGCGTAGCGCTGACCGGCACGCCGATTGAGAACCGGCTGTCGGAAATGCGCTCCATCCTGGACTATTGCAATCCCGGGATCCTGGGCTCTGCTTCCTTCTTCCGCAACCACTTTGCCAAGGCCATCGAGCGCGAGGGCAGCGATGTCATGGCGGAGCGCCTGCGCCTGCTCACCGGCCCGTTCATCCTGCGCCGCCTGAAGACGGACCCGAATATCATCGATGACCTGCCAGAGAAGTCCGAGCAGATCATCACCGTGCGCATGACCGATGAGCAGGCCGCCCTCTATAAGGCCCTGGTCAATGACGTAGAGCAGGCCCTGGCAAAGAAGAAGAAGGGCATCTCGCGCCGCGGCCTCATCTTGGCATCGCTAACCCGCATCAAGCAGATCTGCAACCACCCAGCGCACTTCCTGGCCGATGGCAGTCCCGTGACCATCAAGGGTAAGCACCGCTCCGGCAAGGTGGAAGAACTCATGCGGATCATCGACCAGGCCATCGAATCCTCGGAGCGCGCACTGATCTTTACCCAGTACAAGGCCTTCGGTGACGTTCTCCAGCCTTACTTGTCTGAGCAGCTGGGCTGCGAGATTCCCTTCTTCCACGGCGGCGTGAGCAAGAACCGGCGCGACCAGATGGTGGAGGAATTCCAGGCCGAGGATGGTGCGCCTGTCATGCTGCTCTCGCTTAAGGCGGGCGGTACCGGGCTGAACCTCACGGCGGCGTCGATTGTCGTGCACATGGACCGGTGGTGGAATCCGGCGGTGGAAAACCAGGCCACGGATCGCGCTTTCCGCATTGGCCAGCAGCGCAACGTACAGGTGTACAAGATGATTACCGCCGGTACCTTGGAGGAATCCATCCAGGACATCCTCGACGGCAAGACGCAGCTGGCCGGGGCCGTCGTGGGCGAAGGCGAGGGCTGGCTCACCGAACTGAGCCCCGAGCAGCTGGCGGATCTCATGAGTTATAGGGAGCAGGAGAAGTAA
- a CDS encoding metallophosphoesterase family protein, producing MAAVTFIHTSDFQLGMTRWFLNPAAQSRFDDDREAAVLRLGELATETGAEFIVVAGDVFEHNALSKSTLLRAKDMFKRLPVPVYLLPGNHDPLVADSIFFNSFADNVHVIADSEPIEVRLGVEIVGAPYLSKRANYDLVRRALEPLQPLEKGAVRIAVGHGQVESRAGVGEDSDADTIDLAFVEECLDKGVIDYLALGDTHSTESLGRSGKVWFSGSPETTAFDDRERDSGNALVVTVEGDQVDVVKHRVGRWDFRAIDADVDSLEEVEAFLAELETVPEKIRTAVKYSLRGTVGLSAQARLEQGLAEKEEVFASLKPRERTMDLHLAPSEEELSELSLSGYAADALAELLEDLDNPTARDAANLLFRLSAKGA from the coding sequence ATGGCCGCGGTCACGTTCATCCACACCTCAGATTTCCAGCTGGGCATGACCCGCTGGTTTTTAAATCCCGCGGCGCAGTCGCGTTTTGATGATGACCGCGAAGCAGCGGTCCTGCGTCTGGGGGAGCTGGCCACCGAGACAGGCGCCGAGTTCATCGTCGTGGCCGGTGACGTCTTCGAGCACAACGCCTTGAGCAAGTCCACGCTGCTGCGCGCGAAGGATATGTTCAAGCGCCTACCGGTTCCTGTTTACCTGTTGCCCGGCAACCATGACCCTCTCGTGGCGGATTCCATCTTCTTCAACTCCTTCGCGGATAACGTGCACGTCATCGCAGATTCGGAACCGATTGAGGTGCGCTTGGGCGTGGAAATCGTCGGTGCCCCTTACCTGTCCAAGCGGGCTAATTATGACCTCGTGCGCCGCGCGCTGGAGCCGCTGCAGCCTCTCGAAAAGGGCGCGGTTCGCATCGCGGTGGGCCACGGCCAGGTGGAATCCCGCGCGGGCGTGGGGGAGGACTCGGATGCCGATACGATCGACCTCGCCTTTGTGGAGGAATGCCTGGATAAGGGTGTTATTGATTACCTGGCGCTGGGGGATACGCACTCCACCGAATCCTTGGGCCGCTCCGGCAAGGTGTGGTTCTCGGGCAGCCCAGAGACCACGGCCTTCGACGATAGGGAGCGCGATTCGGGCAATGCCTTGGTGGTGACCGTTGAGGGGGATCAGGTGGACGTCGTCAAGCACCGCGTTGGCCGTTGGGACTTCCGGGCGATTGATGCGGACGTTGACTCACTGGAGGAGGTCGAGGCCTTTCTGGCGGAGCTCGAGACCGTTCCGGAGAAGATTCGCACCGCGGTGAAGTACAGCCTGCGCGGCACCGTAGGTTTGAGCGCGCAGGCCCGTCTGGAGCAGGGCCTGGCGGAGAAGGAGGAGGTCTTTGCCTCCCTCAAGCCGCGTGAGAGAACCATGGATCTGCATCTGGCGCCCTCAGAAGAAGAGCTCAGCGAACTGAGCTTGAGTGGTTATGCCGCCGATGCGCTGGCGGAGCTGCTCGAGGACTTAGATAATCCCACCGCCCGCGACGCCGCCAACCTGCTGTTCCGCCTCAGCGCGAAGGGAGCCTAA
- a CDS encoding AAA family ATPase, producing MMQLHSVELNNVRGVEHLEVKDLPETGVVVIGGPNEAGKSTLVEAIDFVLTEKHTANSKPVRALQPAGRDVGPEVTLEATVGPYRFRIRKRWVKKRTSELHVFSPRPGQWTGAEADGELDRILSEHVDRALLDALFVRQDDPHQGIAAVGIPSLTAALEEETGASSAAEDSELLTRIEAEYKEYFTAKTDKPAGDYKSAIAALAEAEEKHAAAEAALRELDGVVERYEAAELKKAEAEAALPAAAEECERRDGELLAARAAQEKVTAQEAAVTRAAEAVTRAEAEAERRKAVVAEHAAAVNAAERATAAVMEARERAEEEAAARRKLEEERAEVHQRYEAVREERQRARRAQQRAERAALGTRLETLNKLEETLASRRRELAATPDVPNLQALEDAAREVTVQERLRAAAAAKLYFSGEGSFSVDGEERALESGTELAVELREGTTLKVGDITARYVAGAGDSGEEGVEKARAELARLLEDAGCEDLESARATHEKHADLASAADTAVRELAAALGGENLGELRARFEAGAADADGTEVDGGTTDSAAKLRELDIVEQEEEELRRKLDELDRALAPYRENKAGAALEVAMVRAEEATAQRDAQAAALEAVRAQLSDAEVSAAIEAARTELAKEKAALEEMSTVDVDTAEQLARGAHTHVDSLNAAVNAAVGDMREFNGLITMHSGAAEDAEKAAAELEVARERHAAIERRANAARYLRTLMLRHRDAARQRYAAPFVAALNGLARTVFGGDVDFELSEELKVQARSRNGETVSFDALSGGAKEQLSILTRFAIAQLVSGEPVPVVIDDALGSTDSQRLQLMAALFSKAGKNTQVIVLTCMPQRYSWVPGRMDLDMERLTSA from the coding sequence ATGATGCAGCTACATTCTGTTGAACTGAACAACGTCCGGGGTGTGGAGCACTTGGAGGTCAAGGACCTCCCGGAGACCGGGGTGGTGGTCATTGGTGGGCCGAACGAAGCCGGCAAATCCACGTTGGTGGAGGCCATCGATTTCGTGCTCACGGAAAAGCACACGGCCAATTCCAAGCCGGTGAGGGCGCTGCAGCCTGCCGGCCGCGATGTGGGTCCTGAGGTCACGCTTGAGGCGACCGTGGGGCCTTATCGCTTCCGCATTCGCAAGCGGTGGGTGAAGAAGCGCACTTCGGAGCTGCACGTTTTCTCCCCGCGCCCGGGCCAGTGGACCGGTGCCGAGGCGGATGGAGAGCTGGATCGCATCCTTAGTGAGCACGTGGACCGCGCGCTTCTCGACGCCCTCTTCGTCCGCCAGGACGACCCCCACCAAGGCATCGCCGCGGTGGGCATTCCTTCCCTGACCGCAGCGTTGGAGGAGGAGACCGGGGCGAGTTCCGCGGCGGAAGACTCCGAGCTGCTCACACGCATCGAGGCGGAGTATAAGGAGTATTTCACAGCGAAGACAGACAAGCCGGCAGGAGACTATAAGTCCGCCATTGCCGCACTGGCGGAAGCTGAGGAGAAGCACGCGGCCGCCGAGGCTGCGCTGCGCGAACTCGACGGCGTGGTGGAGCGTTATGAAGCCGCTGAGCTGAAGAAGGCTGAGGCTGAAGCCGCTCTGCCGGCGGCCGCGGAAGAATGCGAGCGCCGTGACGGTGAGCTGCTCGCCGCTCGGGCCGCCCAGGAAAAGGTCACCGCGCAGGAGGCTGCGGTGACTCGGGCGGCGGAAGCTGTGACGCGCGCGGAGGCGGAAGCGGAGCGCCGTAAAGCTGTGGTTGCTGAGCACGCCGCAGCTGTTAATGCTGCTGAGCGCGCCACCGCAGCGGTTATGGAAGCCCGCGAGCGGGCCGAGGAAGAAGCCGCCGCCCGCAGGAAACTAGAGGAGGAGCGCGCCGAGGTTCATCAGCGCTATGAGGCCGTGCGCGAGGAGCGCCAGCGCGCCCGCCGCGCCCAGCAACGCGCTGAACGCGCGGCTCTGGGCACCCGCCTCGAAACACTGAACAAGCTGGAAGAGACTTTGGCGTCCCGCCGCCGTGAGTTGGCGGCGACTCCCGATGTGCCGAACCTTCAGGCCTTGGAGGACGCTGCACGCGAGGTCACCGTCCAGGAGCGCTTGCGGGCGGCCGCGGCGGCCAAGCTCTATTTTTCCGGCGAGGGCTCCTTTAGCGTCGATGGCGAAGAGCGTGCGCTGGAGAGCGGTACGGAGCTGGCAGTTGAGCTGCGCGAAGGCACCACACTGAAGGTTGGTGACATCACCGCCCGCTATGTAGCCGGTGCGGGCGATAGCGGTGAGGAAGGCGTGGAGAAAGCCCGCGCTGAGCTCGCACGTCTGCTGGAAGACGCCGGATGCGAAGACCTTGAGTCCGCCCGTGCCACCCACGAAAAGCACGCGGATCTAGCATCCGCTGCCGATACCGCGGTCCGCGAACTCGCTGCGGCATTGGGCGGGGAGAACCTCGGTGAGTTACGTGCGCGCTTCGAGGCGGGTGCGGCCGATGCTGACGGCACCGAGGTGGATGGCGGGACTACTGATTCCGCTGCTAAGCTGCGGGAGCTCGACATCGTGGAGCAGGAAGAAGAGGAGCTGCGCAGAAAGCTAGACGAGCTCGACCGCGCCCTGGCACCCTACCGCGAGAACAAGGCTGGCGCGGCACTGGAGGTGGCTATGGTCCGTGCGGAGGAGGCCACCGCGCAGCGTGATGCTCAGGCCGCAGCCCTGGAGGCCGTCCGCGCCCAGCTCAGTGACGCCGAGGTGAGCGCAGCAATTGAGGCAGCACGGACTGAGCTGGCGAAAGAGAAGGCGGCTTTGGAGGAGATGTCCACCGTGGATGTCGACACCGCGGAGCAGTTGGCGCGAGGAGCGCACACGCACGTCGATTCGCTGAACGCAGCGGTCAATGCGGCGGTTGGGGATATGCGCGAGTTCAACGGACTTATCACTATGCACTCTGGTGCGGCTGAGGATGCGGAGAAAGCTGCCGCGGAGCTCGAAGTGGCCCGCGAGCGCCACGCCGCTATCGAGCGTCGTGCGAATGCTGCGCGCTACCTGCGCACGCTCATGTTGCGCCACCGAGACGCCGCCCGTCAGCGCTATGCCGCGCCCTTTGTCGCCGCTCTTAATGGTTTGGCTCGCACCGTCTTCGGCGGTGACGTGGACTTCGAACTCTCCGAGGAGCTCAAGGTTCAGGCTCGCAGCCGTAACGGTGAGACCGTGTCCTTCGACGCGCTCTCCGGTGGCGCCAAAGAACAGCTGAGTATCCTGACACGCTTTGCCATCGCTCAGCTAGTGTCCGGCGAACCGGTTCCCGTCGTCATTGACGACGCGTTGGGGTCTACCGACTCGCAACGCCTTCAGCTTATGGCGGCGTTGTTCAGCAAGGCCGGGAAAAACACTCAGGTCATCGTGCTGACCTGTATGCCGCAGCGCTACTCGTGGGTACCGGGGCGCATGGACCTAGATATGGAGAGACTTACAAGCGCTTAA
- a CDS encoding MarR family winged helix-turn-helix transcriptional regulator, with translation MTADTRWLTESEQDLWRHILASIRKINRGMEETLLACSDISAAEFAVLVSLSEAPEHTLRLRELCSALDWDRSRASHQITRMEKRGLVCKEKCAGDARGVEVVMTKAGQERLEAAVPEHVESVRRMVFDHLEPDDVPALLRFCKGVLSENNLPGYDGFVPDERLGLHAD, from the coding sequence ATGACTGCGGACACTCGATGGCTCACCGAAAGCGAACAGGACCTCTGGCGACACATCCTCGCCAGCATTCGCAAGATTAATCGCGGCATGGAGGAAACCCTCTTAGCCTGCAGCGATATCTCCGCGGCGGAGTTTGCGGTCCTCGTCTCGCTTTCGGAGGCGCCCGAGCACACGCTGCGTTTGCGCGAGTTGTGCTCGGCACTGGACTGGGACCGCTCCCGCGCCTCCCACCAGATCACCCGCATGGAGAAGCGGGGTTTGGTGTGCAAAGAAAAGTGCGCAGGCGATGCGCGCGGCGTTGAAGTCGTCATGACGAAAGCCGGCCAGGAACGCCTGGAGGCGGCAGTCCCTGAGCACGTCGAGTCGGTACGCCGCATGGTGTTTGATCACCTCGAGCCTGACGATGTTCCGGCGCTTCTGCGTTTTTGCAAGGGCGTCCTGTCGGAGAATAATCTTCCGGGCTACGACGGCTTCGTTCCGGACGAACGCCTGGGCCTCCACGCTGACTAG